Proteins from a single region of Kogia breviceps isolate mKogBre1 chromosome 5, mKogBre1 haplotype 1, whole genome shotgun sequence:
- the PDE9A gene encoding high affinity cGMP-specific 3',5'-cyclic phosphodiesterase 9A isoform X3, with product MREELAARSNRTSCPCKYSFLDNSKKLTSRRDIPTYPKYLLSPETIDALRKPTFDVWLWEPNEMLSCLEHMYHDLGLVTDFAINPITLKRWLLCVHDNYRNNPFHNFRHCFCVTQMMYSMTWLCGLQEKFSQMDILILMTAAICHDLDHPGYNNTYQINARTELAIRYNDISPLENHHCAVAFQILSQPECNIFSSVPAEGFKQIRQGMIALILATDMARHAEIMDSFKEKMESFDFSNEEHMALLKMILIKCCDISNEVRPMEVAEPWVDCLLEEYFMQSDREKSEGLPVAPFMDRDKVTKATAQIGFIKFVLIPMFETVTKLFPAVEELMLQPLWESRDRYEELKQMDDAMREQKAGSLTPESAMSREKSRDGGKSEADHA from the exons TACCTGCTGTCCCCCGAGACCATAGACGCCCTGCGGAAGCCCACCTTCGACGTCTGGCTCTGGGAGCCCAACGAG ATGCTGAGCTGCTTGGAGCACATGTACCACGACCTCGGCCTGGTCACGGACTTCGCCATCAACCCCATCACCCTCAAGAGGTGGCTG CTCTGCGTTCACGACAACTACCGTAACAACCCTTTCCACAACTTCCGTCACTGCTTCTGCGTCACCCAGATGATGTACAGCATGACCTGGCTCTGCGGGCTGCAG GAGAAATTCTCCCAGATGGATATCTTGATCTTGATGACAGCGGCCATCTGCCACGATCTGGATCACCCAGGTTACAACAACAC GTACCAGATCAACGCCCGCACGGAGCTGGCCATCCGCTACAATGACATCTCGCCCCTGGAGAACCACCACTGTGCCGTGGCCTTCCAGATCCTCAGCCAGCCCGAGTGCAACATCTTCTCCAGCGTGCCGGCGGAGGGCTTCAAGCAGATCAGACAG GGGATGATCGCATTAATCTTGGCCACTGACATGGCGAGGCACGCGGAAATCATGGattctttcaaagaaaaaatggagagtTTTGACTTCAGCAACGAGGAGCACATGGCCCTG CTGAAGATGATCCTGATAAAATGCTGTGACATCTCTAACGAGGTCCGTCCGATGGAGGTGGCGGAACCCTGGGTGGACTGTTTATTAGAGGAGTATTTCATGCAG AGCGACCGCGAGAAGTCGGAGGGCCTTCCCGTGGCCCCTTTCATGGACCGGGACAAAGTGACCAAGGCCACGGCCCAGATTGGGTTCATCAAGTTCGTCCTGATCCCGATGTTCGAAACGGTGACCAAG CTCTTCCCTGCAGTGGAGGAGCTCATGCTGCAGCCCCTGTGGGAGTCCAGAGATCGCTACGAAGAGCTGAAGCAGATGGACGACGCCATGAGGGAG CAGAAGGCTGGGAGTCTGACCCCTGAGAGCGCCATGTCGAGAGAGAAGAGCAGAGACGGGGGGAAAAGTGAAG cGGACCATGCCTGA